The following nucleotide sequence is from bacterium.
ATTCGGCGTAGACCCGGTGGATGTCGTTTTCGAGGATCGCCGCCTCGACGTTGCAGCCGGGGCACCAGGTGGCGAAGAAGTTGATCAGGACGATGTCGCCCGCGAAGTCGGACAGGCTGACGGGCTCCCCCGCAAGGTTGTCGTAGGTGAAATCGTTCACCACGTCGCCCAGCTGGTAGGCGGCGGCGGACCCCGGCACGACGGTCGCGACGCCGGCGCAGAGCAGGGCGCCGAGGACGAAAACCCGGGTGGAAGCAGCGGATGGGGCAAATAGACGGCTCAAATCGGGCACCTGCCTCCGATTGCAAAAGGGCGCAAATCGCCTGTCAGCAGTCATTATAGGACAATTCGGGTCTTTTGGGCAGGGGGTGCGGCAAAAAAACGTCCAGCCCGCCTTGACACCCGGAGAAACACGGCACTATCATTCCGCCCTGCTCGCGCCTAGGCGCGGTCTGCTATCCGTGCCGACCCCAAGCCTGGTCCCCCCGGACGAAAGCTCAAGGCGGCTATCGCAGGACTTCTTCATCGGGGGGGACATGGATTGCACAAAGGGCACCATCTCCTGATCGACTGCCGCGATGTTCCGCGGGAGTTGTGCCTGGATGACCAGCGGTTGCTGAACGCCATGGCCGACGCTGCCACCAAGGCTGGCGCCACCGTCGTATCCCAGATTCGCTACAAGTTCGGCCAGGACAGCCCTCCGGGTTGTACGGCCGTCGTCATGCTCGACGAGAGTCATTGCTCGGTGCACACGTACGCCGACGCCGGCCTGGTGGCCATGGACGTCTTCACGTGCGGCAGCACCGATCCGATGGACGTGTGGGAACACCTGCGCGCCAGTCTCGATCTGCGCAACGCGACGATCCGTATGGTCGGTCGGTTCGAGACCGCCGACGTCCTGGAAGCCCGCTAAGTGCGTCCGGACGGCATCCCGATGCTGTTCGGATGCCGCGGCGCCCGTCTGACGGTCCGGGCCGGTTGACCGGTCCGGACCGTGGTCCAACCCCGGAGGGTGGTTCGTGATGGCCAAGTACGACGACGACTACGACAACGACAACGACAAAGAGGACTTCGACGGCGACGACTTCGACGGCGATGACTTCGATGACGACGACCTCGACGACGACGACTTCGACGACGATGATTTCGACGACGATGACGACGACTTCGAGGAAGACTTCGACGACGAGTTCGAAGACGATCGTTGAGCGTGTTTCCCCATCTGCATGACGACCCGGGCGCCTTCGGTGGCCTGCCCGAAACGCCGGCATTCGCGTCGGCGCGTTTCGCCGTGCTGCCCATTCCCTACGACGGCACCTCGACCTGGCTGAAGGGCGCGGACCGCGGTCCGGACGCCCTGTTGGCCGCGTCGGCGAACATGGAGCTGTACGACATCCGCACCGCCAGCGAGCCCTGGCGCGAGGGGATCGTCACCATGGCGCCGGTGACGGGTCACGAGGCCCCCGAGGACATGGCCGCCGCGGTGCGCGCCACGTGCGCCGAACTGCTGAAGGCCGGCAAGACCGTCGTCGGTCTCGGTGGCGAGCATTCGGTCACCATCGGGCTGGTCGAGGCCCACGCCGATGCGCATCCCGGCCTGCAGGTGCTGCAGTTCGACGCCCACGGCGACACCCGCGACGAGTACGAGGGCAGCCGCTACAACCACGCCTGCGTCATGGCGCGGGCGGCCGAGCGGTGCGCCTGCACGCGGGTCGGCATCCGCAGCATCGACGCGGCCGAGGCGAAGAACATGGATCCCGAGCGGACCTTCTTCGCGCACCGGTTCGCGGCCACGCCCGACCAGATCGACGCCGTCGTGGCGACCCTCGATCCGGCGCGGCCCGTCTACATCACCATCGACCTCGACGTGATCGATCCCGCCGAGATGCCCTCCACCGGGACCCCCGAGCCCGGCGGGCTGAGCTACGAACAGCTCGTCCGATCCCTCGACGCCGTCTGCGCGAAGCGGAACGTCGTGGGATTCGACGTCGTGGAGCTCCTGCCCGACGACCGCAACCCGGCGCCCGACTTCCTGGCCGCGCGCCTGGTTTATCAGTTGATGGCCTTTCTCGGCCGCAAGTAGATCTGAGGTAAGCCCAGTGCAGAAGTCCGAACTGCTCAAGGACGTCGTGCGCCACGTGGACGCGACCGCGTTCGACGCCCGTCCCATCATCCAGGCCTACGGCGACATGGCCTTCCAGGCCCGCAACCTGGCCAGCGCCGCCGACATCGCCAACCGCATGCTGCGGGACCGCGACTGCGGCGTCATCCTGACCCTCGCCGGCTCCCTGTGCAGCGCCGGCCTGAAGGACGCCATCGCCCTGATGATCGACAACGACATGGTGGACGCCGTCGTCTCGACCGGCGCCAACATCGTCGACCAGGACTTCTTCGAGGCCCTCGGCTTCAAGCACTACCAGGGCGACATCCACGCCGACGACCAGGTGCTGCGCGAGCTGGCCATCGACCGCATCTACGACACCTACATCGACGAGGACGAACTGCGCGTCTGCGACATGACCATCGCCGACATCGCCAACTCCCTCGACCCGCGCGCCTACTCGTCGCGCGAGTTCATCAAGGCCATGGGCAAGTACCTGGACGACGGCAACCTGAAGGCCGAGCACTCGATCGTGCACTCCGCCTACAAGAAGGGTGTGCCCATCTTCTGCCCGGCGTTCTCCGACTGCAGCGCCGGCTTCGGCCTGGTCCACCACCAGTGGAACCGCGAGAAGTACCTGACCATCGACTCGGTGGCCGACTTCCGCGAGCTGACGCAGATCAAGCTGAAGATCGGCGAGACGGGCATCCTGATGCTGGGCGGCGGCGTGCCGAAGAACTTCACCCAGGACGTGGTCGTGGCCACCGACATCCTGGGCGAGGAGACCCCCATGCACAAGTACGCCATCCAGTTCACCGTGGCCGACGAGCGCGACGGCGCCCTGAGCGGCTCGACCCTGCGCGAGGCCTGCTCCTGGGGCAAGGTCGACACGGTGTACGAGCAGATGGTGTACGGCGAGCTCAGCCTGGCCTTCCCGCTGCTGGTCAGCGACCTGTACCACCGCGGCGCCTGGCGCGAGCGGGGGGAGAAGCGGCTGGGGGAGATGCTCTAGGGTTTCCGTTCCGGATGTTGAAAGAAGAAGGGCCGGCGGTGCGCCGGCCCTTTCTTCATGTGCGCGGGGTCGCGCCTACTTCGGACTCGGTCCGTACTCGTTGCTGCCCGGCACGCTGTCGAGCACGCAGAAGTACAGCACCACCAGGTTCACCAGCGGCACGAACATGCCGATGACCCACAGGCCGGGCTTGCCCGTGTCGTGCAGGCGGCGCACGGTGACCGCGAGCAGCGGCACCAGGTAGATCAGCGAATAGATCCAGCTGATCAGGCCGAACGAGCCGAAGGCCGTCTCCAGCATGGCCAGTCCGAACGAGACGAAGAAGTTCACCAGGATGAACATCCAGAATTCCGTGCGGCGGGCGCGCCCGCTGAAATCGTTCCACTTCTTCCAGGCTTGAATGTACCAGTTCATGGATCTCCCTTTCTCCGAACCGGATGTCGTCGACGAGGCTACCGGGCATCATCGCCCAAATCGCCGGGAGATTGAACTCAAAACTCGAGGGCGATGAGGGCCGGCGCCGCGCTGTCCACGGTGAGGAAGGACCGCGTGTCCACCACCAGCTTCTCGTGGTCGACCCCGAGGGTGAAGTGGCCCGACCACCTGGCATGCCTCAGCGAGTGCTCGTGGAGGCGCATGGCGCCGCGGGGGCAGTCGATCGACGCCTTCAGGTGGGCGGCCGCGCACTGGATGACGGCCTGCAGGGCGTGGGCGGCGGGCGTCCCGATGCCCGACGAGTGCCACAGCCCCTCGAGCACCTCGTGGCTCTCCCACCAGTAGCCGGCGTTGAAGAGGTCGATGCCGAAGAGGTAGTGCTCGCAGCAGCGCCAGTCCGCCGTGTTCAGGTCGGGCAGCTTCGGGTCGGGCAGGCCGAACGAGTGGCCCTTCGGGTCCCGGATGGGATGCGGCGTGAATCCCGGGACATGGCGGTAGCCGGGAAAGGGCCGTTCGGTGTATCTTTTTGTCGGCCTGACGATTTCAGGGTCGCCCATCATGGCTCCGCGCGTGATCCCTGGGTCGGGATTGGGGGGCCGGCGCCACGGCGCCGGTGAGGATCCTGTTCCGAGGTGACCATGATAGAGTTATTCGACCGCGTGTACAACTGCGCCCATCGCGGCGCTTCCGGACACGCCCCCGAGAACACCCTCGCCGCCCTCGAGCTCGCCGTCCGCCTGGGCGCGGACATGGCCGAGATCGACGTGCAGCAGACCGCCGACGGGCAGCTCGTGGTCTTCCACGACGACACCCTCGAGCGGACGAGCAGCGGCCGGGGGCCCCTGGCCGAACGGACGCTGGCCGAACTGCGGGCCCTCGACGCGGGGACCTGGTACGGCGAGCGCTTCGCGGGCCAGCGCATCCCGACGCTGGTCGAGGCCGTCTCCCTGGCGCGCGGGCGCCTGGCCCTGAACATCGAGCTGAAGGCCGACGGCAACGTCAACGGCCTGCTCGACCGCCTGCGGGCCGTCGTGCGCGACGAGGACTTCGCCGAGTCCTGCGTCGTCACCAGCTTCGACCACGCGCTCGTCGACGAGTTGGCGGCGTCGGCCCCGGACTTCGCCGTGGGCTACATCTGCGGCGAGGAGGGCCTCTGCGACGGGGTCTTCCGCGCGAACGTCGACCTGCTCAGCCTCGAGAAGAGGCTGGTCGGGCCGGCCGAGATCGAGTTCGCCGTGGCCGCGGGCCACGCCGTCCACGCCTGGACGGTGAACGACGCGGCCGCCATGAAGTCGCTGCTCGACCTCGGGGTCGGTGGCGTGATCACCAACTATCCCGACCGCTTCCCGACGTCGCGCACCGGCCCCGCCGGTTGACAGCAACGCCAGAAGAAAGGCCGACTCCCTTGACCAGCACCGATACCCTCCCGGGCGACGACCTCGCGGGTCGTCGCCGGTTCCTCGGCTTCACCGTCGGCTACTGGATGCTGAACATCATCGAGATGTTCGAGCGCCTGGCCTACTACTCGGTGCGCAGCGTCGTCGCCATCTACATCATGCAGGCCGACGACCCCAACGGGCTGCACCTGACGGCCGCGGACAAGGGCACCATCTACGCCTTCTGGTTCGCCTTCCAGTCGATCCTGCCCACCTTCACCGGGGGCTTCGCCGACCGCTACGGCTACAAGAAGTCGCTCTTCGTCTCGATCACCCTGAACGTGATCGGCTACATCCTGATGGGCGTGCTGCGCTCGTACACGGGCTTCCTCTGCGGCGTGATCGTGCTCGCCACGGGCACGGCGTTCTTCAAGCCGTCGATCCAGGGCTCGCTGGCCCACAACGTGACGAAGGACAACTCGTCGCTGGGGTGGGGCATCTTCTACTGGGTGGTGAACGTGGGCGCGGCCATCGCGC
It contains:
- the speD gene encoding adenosylmethionine decarboxylase; this translates as MHKGHHLLIDCRDVPRELCLDDQRLLNAMADAATKAGATVVSQIRYKFGQDSPPGCTAVVMLDESHCSVHTYADAGLVAMDVFTCGSTDPMDVWEHLRASLDLRNATIRMVGRFETADVLEAR
- the speB gene encoding agmatinase, which gives rise to MHDDPGAFGGLPETPAFASARFAVLPIPYDGTSTWLKGADRGPDALLAASANMELYDIRTASEPWREGIVTMAPVTGHEAPEDMAAAVRATCAELLKAGKTVVGLGGEHSVTIGLVEAHADAHPGLQVLQFDAHGDTRDEYEGSRYNHACVMARAAERCACTRVGIRSIDAAEAKNMDPERTFFAHRFAATPDQIDAVVATLDPARPVYITIDLDVIDPAEMPSTGTPEPGGLSYEQLVRSLDAVCAKRNVVGFDVVELLPDDRNPAPDFLAARLVYQLMAFLGRK
- a CDS encoding deoxyhypusine synthase — translated: MQKSELLKDVVRHVDATAFDARPIIQAYGDMAFQARNLASAADIANRMLRDRDCGVILTLAGSLCSAGLKDAIALMIDNDMVDAVVSTGANIVDQDFFEALGFKHYQGDIHADDQVLRELAIDRIYDTYIDEDELRVCDMTIADIANSLDPRAYSSREFIKAMGKYLDDGNLKAEHSIVHSAYKKGVPIFCPAFSDCSAGFGLVHHQWNREKYLTIDSVADFRELTQIKLKIGETGILMLGGGVPKNFTQDVVVATDILGEETPMHKYAIQFTVADERDGALSGSTLREACSWGKVDTVYEQMVYGELSLAFPLLVSDLYHRGAWRERGEKRLGEML
- a CDS encoding DUF805 domain-containing protein, giving the protein MNWYIQAWKKWNDFSGRARRTEFWMFILVNFFVSFGLAMLETAFGSFGLISWIYSLIYLVPLLAVTVRRLHDTGKPGLWVIGMFVPLVNLVVLYFCVLDSVPGSNEYGPSPK
- a CDS encoding DUF309 domain-containing protein, translated to MMGDPEIVRPTKRYTERPFPGYRHVPGFTPHPIRDPKGHSFGLPDPKLPDLNTADWRCCEHYLFGIDLFNAGYWWESHEVLEGLWHSSGIGTPAAHALQAVIQCAAAHLKASIDCPRGAMRLHEHSLRHARWSGHFTLGVDHEKLVVDTRSFLTVDSAAPALIALEF
- a CDS encoding glycerophosphodiester phosphodiesterase, producing the protein MIELFDRVYNCAHRGASGHAPENTLAALELAVRLGADMAEIDVQQTADGQLVVFHDDTLERTSSGRGPLAERTLAELRALDAGTWYGERFAGQRIPTLVEAVSLARGRLALNIELKADGNVNGLLDRLRAVVRDEDFAESCVVTSFDHALVDELAASAPDFAVGYICGEEGLCDGVFRANVDLLSLEKRLVGPAEIEFAVAAGHAVHAWTVNDAAAMKSLLDLGVGGVITNYPDRFPTSRTGPAG